One window of the Drosophila gunungcola strain Sukarami chromosome 3L unlocalized genomic scaffold, Dgunungcola_SK_2 000009F, whole genome shotgun sequence genome contains the following:
- the LOC128259926 gene encoding uncharacterized protein LOC128259926, producing MELSPIPDHWLNGLRSVPATTNLRPRTRRRWYSASRSVSPSPSPSSTSNSSLLRRPSILRRRTGNRAFSVAQAQAIFRAERLMTGSLTDVDDYSDVESAERCHRNVFARTLRRGNSISDCSQCSSDEEQDKVKCKNKKPTVPSHLAEWLYPV from the coding sequence ATGGAACTTAGTCCGATCCCGGATCATTGGCTTAATGGCCTACGATCGGTGCCAGCTACTACAAATTTGAGGCCCAGGACGAGGCGTCGCTGGTACTCCGCAAGCCGCTCGGTttcgccatcgccatcaccATCATCGACGTCGAACTCCTCATTACTTCGGCGGCCATCCATCCTGAGGCGGCGTACAGGTAATCGGGCCTTTAGTGTGGCTCAAGCCCAAGCTATATTTCGGGCTGAAAGGTTGATGACTGGATCCCTCACCGATGTCGATGACTACTCCGATGTGGAGTCCGCGGAGCGTTGTCATCGCAACGTTTTTGCCCGAACTCTCCGGCGTGGCAATAGTATCAGCGATTGCAGCCAGTGCAGCAGCGATGAAGAACAGGACAAGGTCAAGtgcaaaaacaagaagcccaCAGTTCCAAGTCACCTGGCCGAATGGTTATATCCAGTTTAG